One window from the genome of Cucumis melo cultivar AY chromosome 10, USDA_Cmelo_AY_1.0, whole genome shotgun sequence encodes:
- the LOC103489160 gene encoding probable WRKY transcription factor 3 isoform X1 — protein MGEDDEQPPPPPPPSKSKPFALRPTINLPPRTSMESLFSGGPGLGFGFSPGPMTLVSSFFSDSDDCKSFSQLLAGAMASPVAAVPPSTSEFKSSPGLLDSPGLFSPGQGPFGMTHQQALAQVTMQAVEAYSHNQMQAASFSSSVAPSASSLQLLTSLPGEKTKDQLMQLPFHNSSVASKEPSDNSQSEQRLQLSSCNVDKPADDGYNWRKYGQKQVKGSEFPRSYYKCTHPNCPVKKKVERSLEGQVTEIIYKGEHNHKRPQPNKRSKDVGNSNGYSIVHGNLELSSQVRSGYLNKLDEETSISSIGKKDQESSRVTNDQFSGNSDGEGGSEIETGVNRKDEDEPDAKRRNTEVRNSEPASSHRTLTESRIIVQTTSEVDLLDDGYRWRKYGQKIVKGNPYPRSYYKCTTPGCNVRKHVERASTDPKAVITTYEGKHNHDVPLGKTSSHSSVSSNISQLKSQNIVTEKKNSSNNTDRGNSHQQPTGLLRLKEEQIT, from the exons ATGGGTGAAGATGATGAacagccgccgccgccgccgccgccgtcgaaATCTAAGCCTTTTGCGTTGAGACCCACTATTAATCTGCCACCACGGACTTCTATGGAGTCCCTCTTCAGCGGTGGCCCGGGTTTGGGATTTGGGTTCAGCCCAGGTCCGATGACTCTTGTCTCGAGCTTTTTCTCTGATTCCGACGACTGCAAGTCTTTTTCTCAGCTCCTCGCCGGAGCTATGGCGTCGCCGGTGGCTGCCGTTCCTCCGTCGACGTCTGAGTTTAAGTCTTCTCCCGGTCTGCTTGATTCTCCGGGGCTTTTTTCGCCTGGTCAA GGACCTTTCGGAATGACCCATCAGCAGGCTTTGGCTCAGGTTACTATGCAGGCTGTAGAAGCCTATTCTCATAATCAAATGCAAGCCGCGTCCTTTTCTTCATCGGTAGCACCTTCTGCATCCTCCTTGCAGCTTTTGACATCCTTACCGGGAGAGAAGACTAAAGATCAGCTGATGCAACTTCCATTCCATAACTCTTCAGTTGCATCCAAGGAGCCATCGGATAACTCTCAATCAGAGCAGAGATTGCAATTGTCTTCGTGCAATGTTGATAAACCTGCTGATGACGGATACAATTGGAGAAAATATGGACAGAAACAAGTGAAGGGCAGTGAATTTCCTCGAAGCTACTATAAGTGCACGCACCCGAATTGTCCTGTCAAGAAAAAGGTTGAACGATCTTTGGAAGGACAAGTTACTGAAATTATCTACAAGGGCGAGCACAACCATAAACGGCCTCAACCAAATAAGCGATCAAAGGATGTCGGAAATTCTAATGGATATTCGATTGTTCATGGAAATCTTGAGCTATCTTCTCAAGTTCGGAGTGGATATTTGAATAAATTGGACGAGGAGACATCTATCTCTTCCATCGGAAAGAAGGATCAAGAATCAAGTCGTGTCACAAACGATCAGTTCTCGGGCAATAGTGATGGTGAGGGAGGGAGTGAGATAGAAACAGGAGTGAACCGAAAAGATGAAGACGAACCTGATGCCAAGAGACG GAATACTGAGGTTAGAAATTCTGAGCCAGCATCTTCTCATAGAACTCTAACAGAATCCAGAATCATTGTGCAGACTACAAGTGAAGTTGATCTATTGGACGATGGTTACAGGTGGCGTAAGTATGGGCAGAAAATTGTTAAAGGAAACCCTTACCCTAG GAGCTATTATAAATGCACAACTCCAGGATGCAATGTTCGTAAACATGTTGAGAGAGCTTCAACTGACCCGAAAGCTGTCATCACGACATACGAAGGTAAACACAATCATGATGTTCCACTTGGTAAAACCAGCAGCCACAGTTCAGTCAGCAGTAACATTTCTCAGCTAAAATCACAAAATATAGTTActgagaaaaaaaattcaagtaACAACACTGATCGTGGGAACTCCCATCAACAGCCCACCGGACTTTTACGGTTAAAGGAAGAACAAATAACATAG
- the LOC103489160 gene encoding probable WRKY transcription factor 4 isoform X2 produces the protein MGEDDEQPPPPPPPSKSKPFALRPTINLPPRTSMESLFSGGPGLGFGFSPGPMTLVSSFFSDSDDCKSFSQLLAGAMASPVAAVPPSTSEFKSSPGLLDSPGLFSPGQGPFGMTHQQALAQVTMQAVEAYSHNQMQAASFSSSVAPSASSLQLLTSLPGEKTKDQLMQLPFHNSSVASKEPSDNSQSEQRLQLSSCNVDKPADDGYNWRKYGQKQVKGSEFPRSYYKCTHPNCPVKKKVERSLEGQVTEIIYKGEHNHKRPQPNKRSKDVGNSNGYSIVHGNLELSSQVRSGYLNKLDEETSISSIGKKDQESSRVTNDQFSGNSDGEGGSEIETGVNRKDEDEPDAKRRLQVKLIYWTMVTGGVSMGRKLLKETLTLGAIINAQLQDAMFVNMLRELQLTRKLSSRHTKVNTIMMFHLVKPAATVQSAVTFLS, from the exons ATGGGTGAAGATGATGAacagccgccgccgccgccgccgccgtcgaaATCTAAGCCTTTTGCGTTGAGACCCACTATTAATCTGCCACCACGGACTTCTATGGAGTCCCTCTTCAGCGGTGGCCCGGGTTTGGGATTTGGGTTCAGCCCAGGTCCGATGACTCTTGTCTCGAGCTTTTTCTCTGATTCCGACGACTGCAAGTCTTTTTCTCAGCTCCTCGCCGGAGCTATGGCGTCGCCGGTGGCTGCCGTTCCTCCGTCGACGTCTGAGTTTAAGTCTTCTCCCGGTCTGCTTGATTCTCCGGGGCTTTTTTCGCCTGGTCAA GGACCTTTCGGAATGACCCATCAGCAGGCTTTGGCTCAGGTTACTATGCAGGCTGTAGAAGCCTATTCTCATAATCAAATGCAAGCCGCGTCCTTTTCTTCATCGGTAGCACCTTCTGCATCCTCCTTGCAGCTTTTGACATCCTTACCGGGAGAGAAGACTAAAGATCAGCTGATGCAACTTCCATTCCATAACTCTTCAGTTGCATCCAAGGAGCCATCGGATAACTCTCAATCAGAGCAGAGATTGCAATTGTCTTCGTGCAATGTTGATAAACCTGCTGATGACGGATACAATTGGAGAAAATATGGACAGAAACAAGTGAAGGGCAGTGAATTTCCTCGAAGCTACTATAAGTGCACGCACCCGAATTGTCCTGTCAAGAAAAAGGTTGAACGATCTTTGGAAGGACAAGTTACTGAAATTATCTACAAGGGCGAGCACAACCATAAACGGCCTCAACCAAATAAGCGATCAAAGGATGTCGGAAATTCTAATGGATATTCGATTGTTCATGGAAATCTTGAGCTATCTTCTCAAGTTCGGAGTGGATATTTGAATAAATTGGACGAGGAGACATCTATCTCTTCCATCGGAAAGAAGGATCAAGAATCAAGTCGTGTCACAAACGATCAGTTCTCGGGCAATAGTGATGGTGAGGGAGGGAGTGAGATAGAAACAGGAGTGAACCGAAAAGATGAAGACGAACCTGATGCCAAGAGACG ACTACAAGTGAAGTTGATCTATTGGACGATGGTTACAGGTGGCGTAAGTATGGGCAGAAAATTGTTAAAGGAAACCCTTACCCTAG GAGCTATTATAAATGCACAACTCCAGGATGCAATGTTCGTAAACATGTTGAGAGAGCTTCAACTGACCCGAAAGCTGTCATCACGACATACGAAGGTAAACACAATCATGATGTTCCACTTGGTAAAACCAGCAGCCACAGTTCAGTCAGCAGTAACATTTCTCAGCTAA